The Flavobacterium piscisymbiosum genome includes a region encoding these proteins:
- a CDS encoding sialate O-acetylesterase, with protein sequence MKKIIIFITLLLSISTNAQIKLPRLISDGMVLQRDTKVKIWGWASAKEKIELTFDNKTYKAITNAEGKWLVVLPSQKAGGPYEMTLKASNTIVLKNILFGDVWICSGQSNMELPMGRLKDKYKEVIAKSENANIRQFLVPDQYYFANEKEDFTAGEWISANPVSVLQFSGVAYFFALEIYEKYKIPIGLINSALGGSPAESWISEENVKKFPDYYQEFLKYKDGTLEKQIDENDRKISQEWYKLANNSDEGLKNNWKNSDLDDSNWKTMNVPGYWADNELGNVNGVVWFRKEFTIPKVQENIAKFILGRIVDADSVYVNNHFVGTTSYLYPPRIYSFNSNLLKEGKNEISVRVINNSGKGGFVLDKPYELVLGNDTLDLKGSWKYQLGAKMLPLPAQTFVRWKPVGLYNEMIAPLKNYSIKGVLWYQGESSTKKPSEYYALMETLITNWRVQWQQPKLPFLYVQLTNFMDPKTEPVESNWAALRQQQLNTLKVPNTGMAVTIDLGEWNDIHPLNKYDVGKRLALQARKKVYGEKNLVASGPIFKAIEQKESKLILSFSDVGSGLMVKDNGELKSFAIAGNDGHFVWANAIIKDDKVIVWSDAVIDPFKVRYAWADNPVEANLYNKENLPASPFEANLETKQ encoded by the coding sequence ATGAAAAAAATAATAATATTCATTACGTTACTCCTTAGCATTAGCACAAACGCACAAATAAAATTACCGCGCTTAATCAGTGACGGAATGGTTTTACAACGCGATACCAAAGTAAAAATTTGGGGTTGGGCTTCCGCCAAAGAAAAAATAGAACTTACTTTCGATAATAAAACATACAAGGCAATTACAAATGCAGAAGGTAAATGGTTAGTTGTACTTCCGTCACAAAAAGCAGGCGGTCCTTACGAAATGACTTTGAAAGCGAGTAATACAATTGTCTTAAAAAATATCCTTTTCGGTGATGTCTGGATATGTTCCGGACAATCAAACATGGAACTTCCTATGGGTCGTTTAAAAGACAAATACAAAGAAGTTATTGCTAAATCAGAAAATGCAAACATCAGGCAGTTTTTGGTTCCGGATCAATATTATTTTGCCAATGAAAAAGAAGATTTCACAGCAGGAGAATGGATCTCGGCAAATCCTGTAAGCGTTTTACAATTTTCAGGAGTGGCTTATTTTTTTGCTTTAGAGATCTATGAAAAATATAAAATTCCAATTGGATTGATAAATAGTGCTTTGGGAGGTTCTCCAGCCGAATCCTGGATCAGCGAAGAAAATGTGAAAAAATTTCCCGATTATTATCAGGAATTTTTAAAATATAAAGATGGAACACTTGAGAAACAAATCGACGAAAATGATCGTAAAATTAGTCAGGAATGGTATAAATTGGCCAATAATAGTGATGAAGGATTAAAAAACAATTGGAAAAATTCAGATTTGGATGATTCAAATTGGAAAACAATGAATGTTCCGGGATATTGGGCAGATAATGAGTTAGGAAATGTAAATGGAGTCGTATGGTTCAGAAAAGAATTTACGATTCCGAAAGTACAGGAAAACATAGCAAAATTTATTTTAGGACGAATTGTCGATGCCGATTCGGTTTATGTAAACAATCATTTTGTGGGAACAACTTCATATTTGTATCCGCCAAGGATTTATTCCTTCAATAGTAATCTTTTAAAAGAAGGTAAAAATGAAATTTCGGTTCGGGTTATCAATAATTCGGGTAAAGGAGGCTTTGTTTTAGACAAGCCCTACGAATTGGTTTTAGGAAATGATACTTTAGATTTAAAAGGATCATGGAAATATCAATTAGGAGCCAAAATGCTGCCTTTACCCGCACAAACTTTTGTGAGATGGAAACCAGTTGGACTGTACAACGAGATGATTGCGCCATTAAAAAACTATTCAATAAAGGGTGTTTTGTGGTATCAGGGCGAATCGAGCACCAAAAAGCCATCAGAATATTATGCTTTAATGGAAACCTTAATTACAAACTGGCGAGTACAATGGCAGCAGCCAAAATTGCCTTTTTTATACGTACAACTCACCAATTTTATGGATCCAAAAACAGAACCGGTAGAAAGTAACTGGGCTGCTTTAAGGCAACAGCAACTTAATACCTTAAAAGTACCAAACACCGGAATGGCAGTAACCATAGATTTAGGCGAATGGAATGATATTCATCCTTTAAACAAATACGATGTTGGTAAAAGACTCGCATTACAGGCAAGAAAAAAAGTTTATGGCGAGAAAAATTTAGTAGCTTCAGGGCCAATTTTTAAGGCAATTGAACAAAAAGAAAGCAAATTGATTCTGAGTTTTTCAGATGTAGGATCAGGCTTAATGGTTAAAGATAATGGCGAATTAAAAAGTTTTGCAATTGCCGGAAATGACGGTCATTTTGTTTGGGCAAATGCGATTATAAAAGACGATAAAGTTATAGTCTGGAGCGACGCGGTTATTGATCCGTTTAAAGTGAGATATGCTTGGGCAGATAATCCTGTAGAGGCTAATTTGTACAATAAAGAGAATTTGCCAGCTTCGCCTTTTGAAGCAAATTTAGAGACAAAACAGTAG
- a CDS encoding SGNH/GDSL hydrolase family protein — MKTTLYFYYCLLLFFSITISHAQDWPNLNRYKDENAKVPVLSPQDHSRVVFMGNSITEGWINKRPEFFNAKKYINRGISGQTTPQMLLRFRQDVINLKPDVVVILAGINDIAQNTGPYSLEATSGNIFSMCELAKQNGIKVIICSVLPALDFKWKPGLEPAKKVVELNNVLKAYADKNKLFYADYFSAMVNEQLGLKDELGTDGVHPNETGYAIMEPILEKVIAKALKK; from the coding sequence TTGAAAACAACACTATATTTTTATTACTGTTTACTACTCTTTTTTTCTATAACTATTTCCCACGCTCAGGATTGGCCCAATTTAAATCGTTATAAAGACGAAAATGCTAAAGTTCCGGTATTAAGCCCTCAGGATCATAGCAGGGTTGTGTTTATGGGAAATTCAATTACAGAAGGCTGGATCAATAAAAGACCTGAATTTTTTAATGCAAAAAAATATATCAATAGAGGCATAAGCGGCCAGACAACGCCTCAAATGTTGTTGCGTTTTCGTCAGGATGTAATCAATTTAAAACCCGACGTGGTGGTTATTTTGGCAGGTATAAATGACATTGCCCAAAACACCGGACCTTATTCGCTTGAGGCAACTTCCGGGAATATATTTTCAATGTGTGAGCTGGCAAAACAAAACGGTATAAAAGTGATTATCTGTTCTGTTCTTCCGGCATTAGATTTTAAGTGGAAGCCTGGTTTAGAACCTGCTAAAAAAGTGGTCGAACTAAACAATGTGCTTAAGGCATACGCAGATAAAAATAAACTTTTTTATGCCGATTATTTTTCAGCAATGGTAAACGAGCAATTAGGACTAAAAGATGAATTAGGGACAGATGGCGTACATCCTAATGAAACCGGTTATGCTATTATGGAGCCAATTTTAGAAAAAGTAATTGCAAAAGCGCTCAAAAAGTAA
- a CDS encoding ROK family protein, whose amino-acid sequence MSITIGVDIGGSHISSAAVNGNDFVIIPGTYFSGAVDSKASKEVIIKKWAEIINRTIQIIQETYDYSSSDAIGIAFSMPGPFQYETGIAMFEGNDKYESLYNVSVAEELLKYLSTQNVSFRFLNDASCFGVGGSLKQESELNSKVIAITLGTGFGAAFLDNKLPITQGSNVPHNGCLWDKPFQDSIADNYFSTRWFLNQYESVTGNKLTDGVKEIAAIEDYSTAKIFDDFANNLSEFLAPFILDFDADVLILGGNIAKSNRLFLSKFQENLKSKNINISISIIENTEQTSILGSSYLYNEVFWERIKAELPYF is encoded by the coding sequence ATGTCAATAACAATAGGTGTAGATATTGGTGGAAGCCATATAAGCAGTGCTGCTGTAAATGGTAATGATTTTGTAATAATTCCGGGAACATATTTTAGCGGAGCCGTAGATAGTAAAGCTTCTAAAGAAGTAATTATTAAAAAATGGGCAGAGATAATCAATCGAACGATTCAGATAATTCAGGAAACATACGACTATTCTTCAAGTGATGCTATCGGAATCGCTTTTTCTATGCCTGGCCCGTTCCAGTACGAAACCGGAATTGCCATGTTTGAAGGAAATGATAAATATGAATCCTTGTATAACGTATCGGTTGCAGAAGAACTTTTAAAATACCTGAGCACACAAAATGTAAGCTTTAGGTTTCTTAACGATGCCAGCTGTTTTGGAGTAGGAGGGTCGCTTAAACAAGAATCTGAATTGAATAGTAAAGTAATTGCTATTACGTTGGGAACTGGTTTTGGAGCTGCTTTTTTAGACAATAAACTGCCTATTACACAAGGAAGTAATGTTCCGCATAACGGTTGTTTATGGGACAAGCCTTTTCAGGATAGTATTGCCGATAACTATTTTTCGACCAGATGGTTTTTAAATCAATACGAAAGTGTTACAGGAAATAAATTAACAGACGGAGTTAAGGAAATTGCCGCTATTGAAGATTATTCGACCGCTAAAATATTTGATGATTTTGCGAATAACTTAAGCGAATTTTTAGCGCCTTTTATTCTTGATTTTGATGCAGATGTTTTGATTCTTGGAGGAAATATTGCCAAATCAAACCGATTGTTTTTATCAAAATTTCAGGAAAATTTAAAAAGCAAAAATATAAACATATCCATTTCTATTATTGAAAATACAGAGCAGACAAGTATCTTAGGTTCAAGTTATTTGTACAATGAAGTTTTTTGGGAAAGAATTAAAGCAGAACTGCCTTATTTTTAA
- a CDS encoding phosphoheptose isomerase gives MNTTIEDKDSKAVVFDKIRNEIENHNFKIVNEDQTRPWGGFFVIDESQASDFIATFFSHLKIDEVQITNKLSPKILVVAPEKRLSWQYHFRRAEIWKVVEGPVGVKISDTDVEGDLKTLQNGDFIKMDKGERHRLIGLDSWGIIAEIWQHTDQDNPSDEEDIVRLQDDFGR, from the coding sequence ATGAATACCACAATAGAAGATAAAGACAGTAAAGCAGTTGTGTTTGACAAAATTAGAAATGAAATTGAAAATCATAATTTTAAAATAGTAAATGAAGATCAGACCAGACCTTGGGGAGGTTTTTTTGTAATTGATGAAAGTCAGGCAAGTGATTTTATTGCCACATTTTTTTCGCATTTAAAAATCGATGAGGTTCAGATTACCAATAAATTAAGTCCGAAAATTTTGGTAGTTGCACCAGAGAAAAGATTATCATGGCAATATCATTTTAGAAGAGCAGAAATCTGGAAAGTAGTTGAAGGCCCTGTGGGAGTTAAAATTAGTGATACAGATGTCGAAGGCGATTTGAAAACATTGCAAAATGGCGATTTTATTAAGATGGATAAAGGCGAGCGTCACCGTTTAATAGGCTTGGATTCATGGGGAATTATCGCAGAAATCTGGCAGCATACAGATCAGGACAATCCTTCGGATGAAGAAGATATTGTGAGGCTTCAGGATGATTTTGGACGTTAA
- a CDS encoding LacI family DNA-binding transcriptional regulator, with the protein MKKKPVSIRNIADELKISVTTVSFVLNGKAKEKHISKELTKKVLDYAKLINYRPNQIAQSLRTGKSKILVFMVEDISNNFFSKLARIFEDIAYEKGYKVIFCSNENDDEKSNELISLFNFRQVDGFILVPSPGIKDTVEGLIKDNIPVVLLDRFFEGLDCSSVVIDNAQASFDATEHLIHNKFKNIGFITTASDQTQMKGRLSGYESAVIENGLKPHTLQIPFNEIIKGKGKEYVHDFFKKHPDLDAVFFATNYLAQSGLEVLKENNPKLIKELGIIAFDDNDMFKIYDPAITSVSQPLIEISTKLMELMLPLLKKKDVSETSHQIVLKTELIIRESSLVK; encoded by the coding sequence ATGAAGAAAAAACCTGTTTCTATTAGAAATATTGCCGATGAGTTAAAGATATCTGTAACAACAGTATCTTTTGTATTAAATGGTAAGGCAAAAGAAAAGCATATTTCTAAAGAGCTTACAAAAAAGGTTTTAGATTATGCAAAATTAATAAATTACAGACCCAACCAAATTGCGCAAAGTCTTAGAACCGGAAAATCAAAAATCCTGGTTTTTATGGTTGAGGACATTTCTAATAATTTCTTCTCTAAACTGGCCCGAATTTTTGAAGATATAGCCTACGAAAAAGGATATAAAGTTATTTTTTGCAGTAACGAAAATGATGACGAAAAATCGAATGAATTAATCAGTTTGTTTAATTTTCGTCAGGTAGACGGGTTTATTTTAGTACCGTCCCCGGGGATAAAAGATACTGTCGAAGGTTTAATAAAAGACAATATTCCGGTAGTTTTACTCGATAGATTTTTTGAAGGATTAGATTGCAGCAGTGTGGTTATCGACAATGCGCAGGCTTCGTTTGATGCTACAGAACACCTGATACACAATAAGTTTAAAAATATTGGCTTTATTACCACAGCTTCAGATCAGACTCAGATGAAAGGGCGTTTGTCCGGATATGAAAGTGCAGTAATAGAAAATGGTTTAAAACCGCATACGCTTCAAATTCCTTTTAATGAAATTATAAAAGGAAAAGGCAAGGAGTATGTTCATGATTTCTTTAAAAAACATCCGGATTTGGATGCTGTTTTTTTTGCCACCAACTACCTTGCACAAAGCGGACTTGAAGTTTTGAAGGAGAATAATCCAAAACTAATAAAAGAGCTGGGAATTATAGCTTTTGACGACAATGATATGTTCAAAATTTACGATCCTGCTATTACCTCGGTTTCTCAGCCTTTGATAGAAATAAGTACTAAATTGATGGAGTTGATGCTGCCTCTTTTAAAGAAAAAAGATGTGAGTGAAACCAGTCATCAAATCGTGTTAAAAACAGAATTAATAATACGGGAATCATCACTGGTTAAGTAG